The genome window ttttataaatatttttctcttatattatattatattacatGAAATAATATCTCTTAACTATTTTCCTCTTATATTCATCTGTAATATTTAATTTGTGTCTTATGATTTGTAGGGCATTTTAGTGAGAGTCGATATGATCAAGAGATTTTTCAAGCCGCAAATCTCTTCAGGTTCTACTTCTAGTTCTCCTTCACTAAGCTCACTTTCCTCTCCAGTGATTAATGATAATGTCAATTCTTCCCAACCATCACACAAAGATATTGTATTGGATCCGAATCTTCTTAACCTGATCCTggtgaaagaaaataaattttaaaattttctccTAATTTACGTGACCGAGTGAGAAGACATTACATTCAAAAATAGCCTTATCGGTCTCgcaattttatttttccaaaaataaattttGGTAAAAAATTGCGTCATTTTAATCCGAAATGGTTTAATACTTCATATTCTGGATAGTTAGAATATAGTATTAAAGAAGATGCAGCATTTTGCTTATGTTGTTACTTGTTTAAAAATGAGATAGGAGGATATGGAAAAAAAGTAAGTAATTCTTTTACAAAAGATGGTTTTAGGGCTTGGAATAAAGGTATAGAGAGTCTTAAGCACATGTGGGTGAAGTAAATAGTGTTCATAATCGGTGTTTCAAGATGATGCAAGATTTATCGAATCAAGCACAATCTATTTTAATATCTTTTGATAAGTAATCCGAGAAAACTAAAAGTGAGTATAGGGTTCGCCTGAATGCCTCAATTGATGTTGCAAGGTATCTTTTAAAAGAAGGAATGTCTTTTCGGGGTCACGATGAGCGTGAAACTTATACAATAAGAGGCAACTTCTTGGATCTCTTAAAGTGATATGCAAATAAGAAGGATAATGTAAAGAAAGTTGTGttataaaatattccaaaaaatGACATTATGATTTGTCCAAATATACAAAAAGACATTGTGAGTTCTTGTGCAAAAGAAACATTAAAAGCAATTGCTGAAGACTTGAACGGGGATTACTTTGGGATATTGGTTGATGAGTCTAAGGATGTCTCTCATAAGGAACAAATGGCGCTTGTTTTGCGTTATGTCAACAAAGAGGGTAAAGTTATTGAGCGATTCCTTAGCATTGTTCATGTTAAAGATACTTCTGCAAAGTTATTAAAAGAAGCGATTTATTCTTTGCTTTTGAAACATTCATGGAGTAAATCTCAAATACGGGGACAAGGTTATGATGGAGCTAGTAACATGTAGGGAGAAATTAATAGTCTTAAAACTTTGATTATGAATAATACTCCTTTAGCATATTGCACATATTATTTTGCTTATCAATTGCAATTGACTCTTGTAGTTGTTGCAAAAAAAATTATGAGGCCGAATAATTTTTTGATATtcttgcaaatgttttaaatattGTTGGGGTTTTCTTTAAGCATAGGGAGATACTTCGAGATGAACAAGCAGAAAAATTAGAGCAACTACTAGTGCTTGGTGAAGTTCATACAGGAAGCGGTTTAAATCAAGAACTTGGACTTCAAAGGGCAGGTGATACTCGGTGGGGTTTTTATTTTAAGACAATGCATAATTTTATTAGTTTATTCTCTTCAATTGTTCATGTACTTAGAGTTCTTGCAATTGAGGGTTCAAATTATCATGAGAGATCAATGGCAAAAAGTCTAATGGATGACATAAGATCCTATGACTTTGTGTATATGTTACATTTAATGTTGAAAGTATTAGCACTTACATATGATTTAAATATGGCTTTGCGAAAAAAAGATCAAAATATTATAAGTGCAATGAAGCTTGTTGGTTTCGCAAAGAGACAATTGCAAGATATGAGAGATTCTAGATGGAATTCTTTGATAGAAGACGTCTCTTTATTTTGTGTCAAGCATGGTATTGTGATCCCCGAAATGGATATAAATTATGTTCGTGGAAAGTCAAAGCGTAAGAAATCAAGTATTACATATTCTTATCATTTGCATGTAGAGGTTTTCTATGCTATTATTTATTTGTAACTTTCGGAGCTTAACAATCGTTTCAATAAAGTGAATACTGATCTACTTCTTGGTATGGCTAGTTTGAATCTAGATAATTCTTTTGCAAATTATGATAAGGACAAGATTATAAAACTTGCTACACACTATCCGAATGAGTTCACTAATTCTATGCTTGAGTATCTTAGTTTTGAGCTTGACATCTATATTGACTAGTGCGAGAGGCGGGCAATGAATTCTCTAACTTGAAAAGACTCGGagatattttagagacattggtTAAATAAATTTGCACATGACTTGGAGACTTGTTTATTTACTTGTGAAGTTAAGTTTGATATTGCATGTCGCTACTGCAACGATAGAAACAGCTTTTTCTTCGCTGAAGTACGTTAAAAATGACTTGTGAAGCAGAATTGGTAATGAATTTTTTAATGATTGTTTAGTTTATTATATAGAGGATGAAGTATTTAAAAGTGTACCTAATGATGCGATCATTGATCTTTTTCAAAACATGACAAGTCATTGAGTACAATTGTAATGATAATGTTTATATTCATATGTTGTCTTTAAGTATTTTGTTATTTTCTAAATATATGTTGGATAttgattgtcacgccccgacctgggAGCGaaactggcacccggtgcctcaactaacctggtataccaaattgcgactaagggactctgaacatataatgtcataatttggccatggggccaccttgcaagacaatttgcgaagcaaaatataaaattgaatgaaaactaacgctgactaaacatcaatataaagttgggccgacaaggccgtcgtaactactacaactgacaaaccaccaaaatatacataccaggcctacaaacccaacatagtgcactaactgacaggatatgtctacaagcctctactgatggatatattgtgatcggaacagggccccgacctacccataacatatatacatatatacagaaTATGTACACAAAAATCTAGActcgataactccgaaggacgtggagcttatcgATCAGGCTGAagtctggaaacacctactgaggaggtatacccgtctctctatctgaacctgcacgcataaaatgcagcgtccccagaaaagggatgttagtacaaaataatgtaccaagtatataaggcaataacataactgaaagttgaaactgaactgataatataataactgaaagtaattgagagtcaaagatgatctggagatatacttacctgttgatactgactcaactccttcaatatagtaagtaaaataattgtccggctttataaggctcggtatatataactgctctgccgtagtaggctcgctcataggcgctcggccatactaggctatgtatctcggccatgctgggctcgctcataggcgctcggccacaataggctcggtatataactttccatctgatcagaggttgcctaataggggcctgcccatcgattatagctcgatggtaatgaaaatactgtaatactgtatatataggcttgatgctctcttgactggaagaagacaatactaaattgaatatagagtctcgataaggaataatattgtgacttatgagactagaataatgtgaataaattcatgaatacgaacttctctttatgtctcattactaacacatgtagctacgagatcacgccaaaatgaaggaaggcttagccttaacataccttatcacactctttccaatcaccaagttgaactcgcctcttctcaccttaatatacaataacgataataatactatcattaagttatgaaacgtataactatcgcataacgaacgacatgcttattttgtattaaaacggacagcatctcccctataatccttacttcctccaaattcaagataacactaacaacaccaaaaataacaataacaacatatatacattattttccaaccttatgtacaccacacaatactacaaaatagcccaacacaccccaatctcttcatacacaaaacgaccaccgtagtagtgtcaacaaccccaaAAATATTACGaagaacgaccagcccaacatcctgcatttatgtggtgtttctccacacccttcctcctccaaaactccacaaaacagtagtaaatcatgcagcccaacagcaacaccaaacagtccacaaaacaatccataaaacagtccgctacaagtgaataactcgaactcacggcttccgatcatcgtcccgtgagttcttacaaatatagaacaacttaccatgCATCTAAAACTGTAAAGAATGGATTAAAGAGAGCaataaacttaccttatttgtgggataactcagctcctatcttggttcttcaaactctaggctttacctccaattagaacttgaaagggagagaaaatctattagggtttgtgggaactTTTTTGAGAGGATTgttgcagagattaagtctggttattttgccatattatcatcctaatatatgaaggggataggcctttaaaaaggcctctttgaacgacccaaactggcccagttttggattctcgtttaagcaagtaggcgacagtctgcgcagtctcgcaaaactgcccatatctctctactccgatatcgtattgacaaacgattTAATGAGTTGAaaattagactcatagatatttaatttgatgggtggaacaccccataaatctaagtatattggaagaaaatcgcagttacatttgacccaaagtttcagtaaaacttatgaacgtaacttgtgatgactttcatcgacttttgttccatcactcgcttgacttcaaaacataatacacgactatcaaacgaataacataactcgtaacataaccttcttatcatgtaaaacaccatggtctcatcccaaaagtatATGCTATAATattcccaatttgtcggctttcgacgaaatattattttcttcaattccgttagcttctaaaccttccaaccctctttgtacttgttgttcatgatattcaatatttgtaatatccgaggtaacatgattaacttgctttatatattttcaaagatgatctcatttttgggtcctac of Nicotiana tomentosiformis chromosome 7, ASM39032v3, whole genome shotgun sequence contains these proteins:
- the LOC138895329 gene encoding uncharacterized protein, with the protein product MICPNIQKDIVSSCAKETLKAIAEDLNGDYFGILVDESKDVSHKEQMALVLRYVNKEGKVIERFLSIVHVKDTSAKLLKEAIYSLLLKHSWSKSQIRGQGYDGASNMEILRDEQAEKLEQLLVLGEVHTGSGLNQELGLQRAGDTRWGFYFKTMHNFISLFSSIVHVLRVLAIEGSNYHERSMAKSLMDDIRSYDFVYMLHLMLKVLALTYDLNMALRKKDQNIISAMKLVGFAKRQLQDMRDSRWNSLIEDVSLFCVKHGIVIPEMDINYVRGKSKRKKSSITYSYHLHVEVFYAIIYL